From a single Deltaproteobacteria bacterium genomic region:
- the galE gene encoding UDP-glucose 4-epimerase GalE, which yields MRVLVTGGAGYVGSVVSEELLAAGHEVVVYDDLSRGHRAAVPRRAQLVVADLADRATLEATLRSAGSEAVLHFAALIEAGESMRAPERFFRVNVAGSLTLLEAMLATGVGQLVFSSTAALYGDPEELPLRESSPLRPTSPYGASKHMVEEMLSWWHRVHGLRYAALRYFNAAGATPERGEDHRPESHLIPNLLEVARGGRAHATVFGTDYPTADGTCVRDYVHVSDLACAHVAALEALAGGDGRLIYNLGSGTGFTVRQVIDEVRRVTGHAIPVVEAARRPGDPAVLVASAEAAQRELGWRPQRSSLEAIVSSAWAWRLAHPDGYR from the coding sequence ATGCGCGTGCTCGTCACCGGTGGAGCCGGCTACGTCGGCAGCGTCGTGAGCGAGGAGCTCCTCGCCGCGGGTCACGAGGTGGTCGTCTACGACGACCTGAGCCGCGGCCACCGCGCGGCGGTCCCCCGACGGGCGCAGCTCGTCGTGGCAGACCTCGCCGACCGCGCGACGCTCGAGGCCACTCTGCGTTCGGCCGGCTCCGAGGCCGTGCTGCACTTCGCGGCGCTCATCGAGGCCGGCGAGTCGATGCGTGCGCCGGAGCGCTTCTTCCGCGTGAACGTGGCGGGGAGCCTGACCCTGCTCGAGGCCATGCTGGCGACCGGCGTGGGCCAGCTCGTCTTCTCGTCCACGGCGGCGCTCTACGGCGACCCGGAGGAGCTGCCACTCCGGGAGTCCTCGCCCCTGCGCCCCACGAGCCCCTACGGCGCCTCGAAGCACATGGTCGAGGAAATGCTTTCCTGGTGGCATCGGGTCCACGGCCTGCGCTACGCGGCCCTGCGCTACTTCAACGCCGCGGGGGCCACGCCCGAGCGCGGCGAGGACCACCGCCCCGAATCGCACCTGATCCCGAACCTGCTCGAGGTCGCGCGCGGAGGACGCGCACACGCGACGGTCTTCGGCACGGACTATCCGACGGCGGACGGGACCTGCGTGCGAGATTACGTGCACGTCAGCGACCTGGCATGCGCGCACGTCGCGGCGCTCGAGGCGCTCGCGGGCGGCGACGGGCGGCTGATCTACAACCTGGGGAGCGGCACCGGCTTCACCGTGCGCCAGGTGATCGACGAGGTACGGCGCGTGACGGGGCACGCGATCCCCGTCGTGGAAGCGGCGCGGCGGCCGGGAGATCCGGCGGTCCTCGTAGCGAGCGCCGAGGCCGCGCAGCGCGAGCTCGGCTGGCGGCCGCAGCGCTCCAGCCTCGAAGCGATCGTCTCCTCCGCCTGGGCCTGGCGTCTCGCGCACCCCGACGGGTATCGCTGA
- a CDS encoding sigma-54-dependent Fis family transcriptional regulator has translation MSGSGHATLLVIDDEKNIRRTLRMVLESEGYEVHDAESAEEGLALLEVRRVDAMLLDLKLPGISGMEALERLQAEHPGETNVPVIVISGHGTVSDAVQATRLGAFDFLEKPLDRERVVITVRNALRQRQLAQEAGALRRQVKGQYEMIGRSAVMQKLFAELAKVAPSKGRVLITGESGTGKELIARAVHDNSLVASGPFVKVNCAAIPPELFESELFGHEKGAFTGAVSRKRGLFEVADGGTIFLDEIGDMALTAQAKVLRVLQTGELTRVGGERTVKVDVRVIAATNKDLLKEVEAGRFREDLFFRLNVVPLRSPPLRERAEDIPDMVQHFVEELCRENGFRTKTVEPEVLERLMAFNWPGNVRELKNVIERVVIMSDDAIQLQDLPPYLHQAGRKLVELDGYKNRSLRDFKEEVEREFILMRLEENDWNISRTASILGIERTNLHKKIKAYNLQRS, from the coding sequence ATGTCGGGCAGCGGCCACGCCACTCTCCTGGTCATCGACGACGAGAAGAACATCCGACGCACCTTGCGGATGGTCCTCGAGTCCGAGGGCTACGAGGTGCACGACGCCGAGAGCGCCGAGGAGGGGCTCGCCCTCCTCGAGGTGCGGCGAGTGGACGCCATGCTGCTCGACCTCAAGCTGCCGGGCATCTCGGGGATGGAGGCCCTCGAGCGCCTGCAGGCCGAGCACCCCGGCGAGACCAACGTCCCGGTGATCGTGATCTCCGGGCACGGCACCGTGAGCGACGCGGTCCAGGCCACGCGCCTCGGCGCCTTCGACTTCCTCGAAAAGCCCCTCGACCGCGAGCGCGTCGTCATCACCGTGCGCAACGCCCTGCGCCAGCGACAGCTCGCGCAGGAGGCGGGGGCGCTGCGGCGGCAGGTCAAGGGCCAGTACGAGATGATCGGCCGGAGCGCGGTGATGCAGAAGCTCTTCGCCGAGCTGGCCAAGGTGGCGCCGTCGAAGGGGCGCGTGCTGATCACCGGAGAGAGCGGCACCGGCAAGGAGCTCATCGCCCGGGCGGTCCACGACAACAGCCTGGTGGCGAGCGGCCCCTTCGTGAAGGTCAACTGCGCGGCGATCCCCCCCGAGCTCTTCGAGAGCGAGCTCTTCGGCCACGAGAAGGGCGCCTTCACCGGCGCGGTGAGCCGCAAGCGCGGGCTCTTCGAGGTCGCCGACGGAGGAACCATCTTCCTCGACGAGATCGGAGACATGGCGCTGACGGCGCAGGCCAAGGTCCTGCGGGTGCTGCAGACGGGCGAGCTCACGCGCGTGGGCGGCGAGCGCACGGTCAAGGTGGACGTGCGCGTCATCGCCGCCACGAACAAGGACCTCCTGAAGGAGGTCGAGGCGGGGCGCTTTCGCGAGGACCTGTTCTTCCGGCTCAACGTCGTCCCCCTGCGGTCGCCCCCGCTGAGAGAGCGGGCCGAGGACATCCCCGACATGGTGCAGCACTTCGTCGAGGAGCTCTGCCGCGAGAACGGCTTCCGGACGAAGACCGTCGAGCCGGAGGTGCTGGAGCGGCTGATGGCCTTCAACTGGCCGGGGAACGTGCGCGAGCTGAAGAACGTGATCGAGCGCGTCGTGATCATGAGCGATGACGCGATCCAGCTGCAGGACCTGCCCCCCTACCTGCATCAGGCCGGGCGCAAGCTCGTCGAGCTCGACGGCTACAAGAACCGGAGCCTCCGCGACTTCAAGGAAGAGGTGGAACGGGAGTTCATCCTCATGCGGCTCGAGGAGAACGACTGGAACATCTCGCGCACGGCGTCGATCCTGGGGATCGAGCGCACGAACCTGCACAAGAAGATCAAGGCCTACAACCTGCAGCGGAGCTGA
- a CDS encoding serine/threonine protein kinase, whose protein sequence is MQGCEHCGEHHDAHHRFCPATGRMIAARVFPSGTLLEGKYRISRLVGNGAMGAVFEATHTMLNKRVAVKVIHPALSNDKQMSSRLVREARAASATGHRNVASVTDMGWTEEGSLFLVMEYLDGRPLSDLVEQESPLAPIRASTLVCQTLSGLEAVHKKGIVHRDLKPANLMVVLDEEGDEYVKILDFGISKVQGEEGAAGLTTPGLVVGTPQYMAPEQATGVAQVDHRADIYAMGAILYTLLTGQPPHRGSSLPELVARVLAGKVQPPSSLRPDLSPALDAVVLCALATDPADRFADARTFRKALEPFARAAGLVPVPSAPQIVAAPAPVAAPGELDELSLVALDEVQGAPGPQNLPLSLLGAARVAETAAPAPAPAKGAGAGPSKGAGAAPSKGAGAAAGGGLSAVPSAEDRLFMPDAVEEEPLELVLDDRAARASTSRVGPLPKAPPSTAASAPATTEKHSAVGVGTTMYGSAAQRDNTRALVRALVALGAVAVAGFGVWLGWDKLFGASEPERKNTTPDVALLLIETEPKRAEIYVDGVYQVTQPIRLPRSTQEFSVEVRAKGYRSESLSVRPDRDKSIQVKLKRRTRNP, encoded by the coding sequence GTGCAAGGCTGCGAGCACTGCGGAGAGCATCACGACGCGCACCACCGCTTCTGTCCGGCGACGGGGCGAATGATCGCGGCGCGCGTCTTTCCGTCGGGCACGCTCCTCGAAGGGAAGTACCGCATCAGTCGCCTCGTCGGAAACGGCGCCATGGGGGCGGTCTTCGAAGCCACCCACACCATGCTCAACAAGCGGGTGGCCGTAAAGGTCATCCACCCGGCTCTCTCTAACGACAAGCAGATGTCGAGCCGCCTGGTGCGCGAGGCGCGGGCGGCCAGCGCCACCGGGCATCGCAACGTCGCCTCCGTGACCGACATGGGCTGGACCGAGGAGGGGTCGCTCTTTCTGGTCATGGAGTACCTGGACGGGCGCCCCTTGAGCGATCTCGTGGAGCAGGAGTCGCCCCTCGCGCCGATTCGCGCGTCCACGCTCGTCTGCCAGACCCTGAGCGGGCTCGAGGCGGTCCACAAGAAGGGGATCGTCCACCGCGACCTGAAGCCGGCGAACCTGATGGTCGTGCTCGACGAAGAGGGCGACGAGTACGTGAAGATCCTCGACTTCGGCATCTCCAAGGTGCAGGGCGAGGAGGGGGCGGCGGGGCTGACCACGCCGGGCCTCGTGGTGGGGACGCCGCAGTACATGGCCCCCGAACAGGCCACGGGCGTGGCCCAGGTCGACCACCGCGCGGACATCTACGCTATGGGAGCGATCCTCTACACGCTGCTCACGGGGCAGCCGCCCCATCGCGGTAGCTCCCTCCCCGAACTCGTGGCCCGGGTGCTGGCGGGGAAGGTGCAGCCTCCGTCGAGCCTGCGCCCGGATCTTTCCCCGGCGCTCGACGCGGTGGTGCTGTGCGCGCTGGCCACCGACCCCGCCGACCGCTTCGCCGACGCGCGTACCTTCCGCAAGGCGCTCGAGCCGTTCGCCCGAGCGGCGGGGCTGGTCCCCGTCCCCTCGGCGCCTCAGATCGTGGCGGCGCCAGCGCCGGTCGCGGCGCCCGGGGAGCTGGACGAGCTCTCGCTGGTCGCTCTCGACGAGGTGCAGGGCGCCCCGGGGCCGCAGAACCTGCCCCTCTCGCTGCTCGGAGCGGCACGCGTTGCGGAGACCGCGGCCCCCGCCCCTGCGCCCGCCAAGGGGGCTGGAGCGGGGCCCTCCAAGGGGGCCGGCGCCGCGCCCTCCAAGGGGGCCGGAGCGGCTGCCGGCGGCGGTCTCTCGGCCGTGCCGAGCGCCGAGGACCGCCTGTTCATGCCCGACGCGGTCGAGGAAGAGCCGCTCGAGCTCGTGCTGGACGACCGCGCCGCGCGCGCCTCGACCTCGAGGGTCGGCCCGTTGCCGAAGGCTCCACCGTCAACCGCGGCCAGCGCGCCGGCCACGACCGAGAAGCACTCGGCCGTGGGCGTGGGGACGACCATGTACGGCAGCGCCGCGCAGCGCGACAACACCCGTGCGCTGGTGCGAGCCCTCGTGGCCCTCGGAGCCGTCGCCGTCGCCGGCTTCGGCGTCTGGCTCGGCTGGGACAAGCTCTTCGGCGCCAGCGAGCCCGAACGCAAGAACACCACCCCGGACGTGGCGCTGCTGCTCATCGAGACGGAGCCCAAGCGGGCCGAGATCTACGTGGACGGCGTGTATCAGGTCACGCAGCCGATCCGTCTGCCCCGCTCCACGCAGGAGTTCAGCGTGGAGGTGCGCGCGAAGGGCTATCGCAGCGAGTCCCTCTCGGTGCGACCGGATCGGGACAAGTCGATCCAGGTGAAGCTGAAGCGGCGGACCCGGAATCCGTAG
- a CDS encoding MFS transporter, which produces MPELDLAAAPATPSILRQIVQPLLDLRRAPQVLWGVNYSFLLDGLAYFGMLSLLAMFYNKQIGLTDEQASPMIGALTGGITISMFFLGGLSDRWGVRRSVLVALLLLVVGRAVVALAPTLGLAKGLWGPAHLLVLGGSLIMVVGNGFYQPSVYAAVRRFSPAEQAPMGYAMLYALANLGGWLPTFVSPPVRKSAGIGGVFWVYVGVSLVSLLGTIALLTRRAEKRALDAARPPALEGAATGAPVATSPTPARAAATSPFARALEWLKQHPLADARFSFFIFALIPVQTLFALSWLALPQYVERAYRGTWVGDNFEAATNLNPILIFVLVPIFTSLTQRVSVYRLMVVGTLIMALPTFLLCAGPTQWGLWSFIVIKTIGEALWQPRFYQLAAEIAPPDRVGAYMGVAQFPWFLTKVITSFYAGILLARYCPEQGPMRTETMWAIHGAIACSSTVLLLVARRWLAATVNRTGA; this is translated from the coding sequence ATGCCCGAGCTCGATCTCGCAGCAGCACCCGCCACGCCCTCGATCCTGCGCCAGATCGTGCAGCCCCTGCTCGATCTGCGACGCGCCCCGCAGGTCCTCTGGGGCGTGAACTACTCCTTCCTCCTCGACGGCCTGGCCTACTTCGGCATGCTGTCGCTCCTGGCCATGTTCTACAACAAGCAGATCGGGCTCACCGACGAGCAGGCGAGCCCGATGATCGGGGCGCTCACGGGCGGGATCACGATCTCGATGTTCTTTCTCGGGGGCCTCTCGGACCGCTGGGGTGTCCGGCGCTCGGTGCTGGTGGCGCTCCTGCTCCTCGTCGTCGGGCGGGCCGTGGTGGCGCTCGCCCCGACGCTCGGGCTGGCGAAGGGGCTCTGGGGTCCCGCGCACCTGCTGGTCCTCGGCGGAAGTCTGATCATGGTCGTGGGAAACGGCTTCTATCAGCCGTCGGTCTACGCCGCGGTCAGGCGCTTCTCGCCCGCCGAGCAGGCCCCCATGGGCTACGCCATGCTCTACGCGCTCGCCAACCTGGGCGGCTGGCTCCCCACCTTCGTCTCGCCCCCGGTGCGCAAGAGCGCCGGCATCGGCGGCGTCTTCTGGGTCTACGTCGGGGTGAGCCTGGTCTCGCTCCTCGGCACGATCGCCCTGCTCACGCGGCGCGCCGAGAAACGCGCCCTCGACGCCGCGCGGCCGCCCGCTCTGGAGGGAGCCGCTACCGGCGCCCCGGTAGCGACGTCGCCAACGCCCGCGCGCGCCGCAGCTACGAGCCCCTTCGCGCGGGCCCTCGAATGGCTCAAGCAGCACCCGCTCGCCGACGCCCGCTTCTCGTTCTTCATCTTCGCGCTCATCCCCGTGCAGACCCTCTTCGCGCTCTCCTGGCTCGCCCTGCCGCAGTACGTGGAACGGGCCTACCGGGGCACCTGGGTGGGCGACAACTTCGAGGCCGCCACCAACCTGAACCCGATCCTGATCTTCGTGCTGGTGCCGATCTTCACCTCGCTCACCCAGCGCGTAAGCGTCTATCGCCTGATGGTCGTGGGTACGCTCATCATGGCCCTGCCCACCTTTCTGCTCTGCGCCGGGCCCACGCAGTGGGGGCTCTGGAGCTTCATCGTGATCAAGACCATCGGTGAAGCCCTCTGGCAGCCGCGCTTCTACCAGCTCGCGGCCGAGATCGCTCCGCCGGATCGCGTGGGGGCCTACATGGGCGTGGCGCAGTTCCCCTGGTTCCTGACCAAGGTGATCACCAGCTTCTATGCCGGTATCTTGTTAGCGCGCTACTGCCCGGAGCAGGGGCCGATGCGGACCGAGACCATGTGGGCCATCCACGGCGCCATCGCCTGCTCCTCGACGGTGCTCCTGCTCGTCGCCCGGCGGTGGCTCGCCGCGACGGTGAATCGCACCGGCGCCTGA
- the ahpF gene encoding alkyl hydroperoxide reductase subunit F yields the protein MLDDALLEQLRTHFSSLAAEYTFALFPSAHDKQAELRGLLEGLASASPKLHLVEQGPEQPVVQFDLLRGGAATGVRFRGVPGGHEFTSLVLAVLNADGKGKLPDEGIARRVKALKGPIDLRTYVSLSCTNCPDVVQALNVMALLHGDLRHTMIDGGLVEEEVERLGIQAVPTVYAGDKLLHVGRGSLAELLDRLEEHFGSAPAPVGEAGAAAVPAARHFDVVIVGGGPAGCSAAIYTARKGLSTAMVTQTVGGQVRETLGIENLVSVKYTEGKRLAADLEQHLRAYPVELLEHRKVLEILDGERKEVRLAGGEVLTADALILATGARWRELGVPGEKEHLGRGVAFCPHCDGPFYKGRRVAVVGGGNSGVEAAIDLAGICSHVTLVEFLEALKADAVLVKKLKTLPNVAVILNARTTEVVGNGDGVTALRYSDRHTNEAGEVALDGVFVQIGLVPNSQLVKELLETNRHGEIVVDARGRTSVAGIYAAGDVTTVPFKQIVIAMGEGAKAALTAFEDRMRAG from the coding sequence ATGCTAGACGACGCGCTTCTGGAGCAGCTTCGAACGCACTTTTCGTCGCTCGCCGCGGAGTACACCTTCGCGCTCTTTCCGAGCGCCCACGACAAGCAGGCCGAGCTGCGGGGCCTGCTCGAGGGCCTCGCGTCGGCCAGCCCGAAGCTCCACCTGGTCGAGCAGGGGCCCGAGCAGCCGGTAGTGCAGTTCGATCTCCTGCGCGGCGGTGCCGCGACGGGGGTGCGCTTTCGCGGCGTCCCCGGCGGACACGAGTTCACCTCGCTCGTGCTCGCGGTGCTGAACGCCGACGGGAAGGGGAAGCTCCCCGACGAGGGGATCGCGCGGCGGGTGAAGGCGCTCAAGGGGCCGATCGACCTTCGCACCTACGTGTCGCTCTCGTGCACGAACTGCCCCGACGTGGTGCAGGCCCTGAACGTGATGGCGCTGCTCCACGGGGACCTGCGGCACACCATGATCGACGGCGGCCTCGTCGAGGAGGAGGTCGAGCGGCTCGGTATCCAGGCGGTGCCCACGGTCTACGCGGGGGACAAGCTTCTGCACGTCGGGCGCGGCTCTCTGGCCGAGCTGCTGGATCGCCTGGAGGAGCACTTCGGCAGCGCCCCCGCCCCCGTCGGGGAAGCCGGCGCCGCGGCGGTCCCGGCGGCGAGGCACTTCGACGTGGTGATCGTGGGCGGCGGCCCGGCCGGCTGCTCGGCGGCGATCTACACCGCGCGCAAGGGGCTGAGCACCGCCATGGTCACCCAGACGGTGGGGGGCCAGGTGCGCGAGACGCTCGGCATCGAGAACCTGGTTTCCGTGAAGTACACCGAGGGCAAGCGGCTGGCCGCCGACCTGGAGCAGCACCTGCGCGCCTACCCCGTGGAGCTCCTCGAGCACCGCAAGGTGCTGGAGATCCTCGACGGAGAGCGGAAGGAAGTGCGCCTGGCGGGGGGCGAGGTGCTCACTGCCGACGCGCTGATCCTGGCTACCGGAGCCCGCTGGCGGGAGCTCGGCGTTCCCGGCGAGAAGGAGCACCTCGGCCGAGGCGTCGCGTTCTGCCCGCACTGCGACGGCCCGTTCTACAAGGGGCGGCGCGTGGCGGTGGTCGGCGGCGGCAACTCGGGCGTCGAGGCGGCGATCGACCTGGCCGGCATCTGCTCGCACGTCACGCTGGTCGAGTTCCTCGAGGCGCTCAAGGCCGACGCCGTGCTGGTGAAGAAGCTCAAGACGCTGCCGAACGTGGCGGTGATCCTGAACGCGCGCACCACCGAGGTGGTGGGCAACGGCGACGGCGTGACGGCGCTCCGCTACAGCGACCGCCACACGAACGAGGCCGGCGAGGTTGCGCTCGACGGGGTCTTCGTGCAGATCGGCCTCGTGCCGAACAGCCAGCTCGTCAAGGAGCTCCTCGAGACCAACCGTCACGGCGAGATCGTGGTGGACGCGCGCGGCCGCACGAGCGTGGCGGGGATCTACGCGGCCGGCGACGTGACGACGGTGCCCTTCAAGCAGATCGTGATCGCGATGGGGGAGGGGGCTAAGGCGGCCCTGACGGCCTTCGAGGACCGCATGCGGGCGGGGTAG
- the ahpC gene encoding peroxiredoxin, protein MPIINSMIPEFTVQAYHNNEFKTVTRADLKGKWSVFFFYPADFTFVCPTELGDLADKYQQLKEMGVEVYGVSTDTHFVHKAWHDASETIKKIKYPMLADPTGNLSRAFGVYIEESGLAYRGTFVADPEGKIKLAEIHDNSIGRNASELVRKIQAAQFVATHAGEVCPAKWTPGAATLKPGLDLVGKI, encoded by the coding sequence ATGCCGATCATCAATTCCATGATCCCCGAGTTCACCGTCCAGGCCTACCACAACAACGAGTTCAAGACGGTCACCCGCGCGGACCTGAAGGGCAAGTGGTCGGTGTTCTTCTTCTACCCGGCGGACTTCACCTTCGTCTGCCCGACGGAGCTCGGGGACCTGGCCGACAAGTACCAGCAGCTCAAGGAGATGGGCGTCGAGGTCTACGGCGTGAGCACCGACACGCACTTCGTGCACAAGGCCTGGCATGACGCGTCCGAGACGATCAAGAAGATCAAGTACCCGATGCTCGCGGACCCGACCGGCAACCTGAGCCGCGCCTTCGGCGTGTATATCGAGGAGTCGGGGCTGGCTTATCGCGGAACCTTCGTGGCCGACCCCGAGGGAAAGATCAAGCTGGCCGAAATCCACGACAACAGCATCGGCCGAAACGCGAGCGAGCTGGTGCGCAAGATCCAGGCGGCGCAGTTCGTGGCCACGCACGCCGGCGAGGTCTGCCCGGCCAAGTGGACCCCCGGCGCGGCCACGCTGAAGCCGGGCCTCGATCTCGTAGGCAAGATCTAG
- a CDS encoding metallophosphoesterase — protein sequence MRIGVLADTHDRLPLIDRALALFRERGVEVVIHAGDLVAPFAAKRLAAWTGPLHVVYGNNDGERKGLKEVLPQIQTGPLFVELGGRRILVHHFLDWCKPADLARADVVISGHTHAVAVEEREGRLLLNPGECCAWLTGRATVALLEPERLSVEIVELHRD from the coding sequence ATGCGGATCGGAGTGCTCGCCGACACCCACGACCGGCTGCCGCTCATCGACCGCGCCCTCGCCCTCTTTCGCGAGCGCGGGGTGGAGGTCGTGATCCACGCCGGAGACCTCGTCGCGCCCTTCGCGGCGAAACGGCTCGCGGCCTGGACGGGCCCGCTGCACGTGGTCTACGGCAACAACGACGGCGAGCGCAAAGGCCTGAAGGAGGTGCTGCCGCAGATCCAGACCGGCCCGCTCTTCGTGGAGCTCGGCGGCCGGCGCATCCTCGTGCATCACTTCCTCGATTGGTGCAAGCCGGCCGATCTGGCCCGGGCCGACGTCGTCATCAGCGGACACACGCACGCGGTGGCCGTGGAGGAGCGCGAGGGGCGGTTGCTCCTCAACCCGGGGGAGTGCTGCGCCTGGCTCACGGGGCGGGCCACCGTGGCCCTGCTCGAGCCAGAACGACTCTCCGTCGAAATCGTGGAGCTCCATCGAGACTGA
- a CDS encoding sigma-70 family RNA polymerase sigma factor, translated as MQSMERGEVTGSASERPSSARERAAAEDEALLARALAGNQQAWNAFCRRFDSLIAGCVLRVLRRYTASFTNADLGDLVSEVWLSLLRDDRRRLRLYEPGRGYRLSSWLGLIATNTTIDQLRQRGAEHRYLEDLVGVERWLVDWRRPDDALEVQQSADLARRALERLTPEERAFVVSCFHDERAPTELAAELGITLNTVYSRKFKLRQKLVRIVNELDGRSGDVPACGAPLAA; from the coding sequence ATGCAGTCCATGGAACGGGGTGAGGTCACGGGATCCGCCAGCGAACGTCCGAGCTCGGCACGCGAGCGCGCCGCCGCGGAGGACGAGGCGCTGCTAGCCCGCGCCCTCGCCGGGAATCAGCAGGCCTGGAATGCCTTCTGTCGAAGATTCGACAGTCTCATCGCGGGGTGCGTGCTGCGCGTCCTGCGCCGCTACACCGCGAGCTTCACGAACGCCGACCTCGGCGATCTTGTCTCCGAGGTGTGGCTGTCCCTGTTGCGGGACGACCGGCGTCGTCTGCGCCTCTACGAGCCCGGGCGGGGTTACCGTCTGAGCAGCTGGCTGGGCCTCATCGCCACGAACACGACCATCGATCAGCTCCGGCAGCGCGGAGCCGAGCACCGCTACCTGGAGGACCTCGTGGGGGTCGAACGCTGGCTCGTGGACTGGCGGCGCCCCGACGACGCACTGGAGGTCCAGCAGTCGGCGGACCTGGCCCGTCGGGCGCTGGAGCGGCTCACTCCGGAGGAGCGCGCGTTCGTCGTCTCCTGCTTTCACGACGAGCGGGCGCCGACCGAGCTCGCGGCCGAGCTCGGCATCACGCTCAACACCGTCTACAGCCGCAAGTTCAAGCTGCGACAGAAGCTGGTGCGCATCGTGAACGAGCTCGACGGCCGCTCCGGCGACGTGCCGGCCTGCGGGGCTCCGCTCGCCGCCTGA
- a CDS encoding GHKL domain-containing protein → MTGPTPTLQSLRGSVLSERRLKVLLVSLIAGLLLGIFGLGYVVVRQVFDQMLPSLRDDLVWKTVHGAKEIAASAELGIAAHDASAIRPLIQDMLKDADTLAVVVTDERGTPLVVAGQLPETTAVFFHGRPGALRKTDAYLSAWAPAVIEGSAVGRVAVITATRSLKAGEQLARRMILIAGVGSIAALLVGLGFIAFYIGPLVRLNREAFVQLEQTTSDAVKLSEEKVELAASLEVRVRERTAELSAANQALATNLEKLKEAQRKLVDISRQAGMAEIATGLLHNVGNVLNSVNVSASLVADRLNRSKISGLKKAVELLQEQGDKVSEFLATDPRGRKLPEFLGLLSEHLASEVADNRTEMASLTKHVDHIKTIVSMQQAHARAGGVKEVLSLQGLVEDALKLHEGSLSRHDVDLVRDLEDLPLLSIDRHKTLQILLNLLSNAKHALLHVPPGRRSLTIRVHANGDERVHVAVADTGTGIAPENLTRIFSHGFTTKKDGHGFGLHSSALAAQEMGGSLTVHSDGLGKGATFTLSLPMERISEHGTTSDRHPAIKA, encoded by the coding sequence ATGACCGGCCCCACCCCGACGCTGCAAAGTCTCCGCGGGAGCGTGCTCTCCGAGCGCCGGCTCAAGGTGCTGCTCGTCTCGCTCATCGCCGGCCTGCTTCTCGGCATCTTCGGCCTCGGGTACGTGGTCGTGCGCCAGGTCTTCGATCAGATGCTTCCCTCGCTGCGGGACGATCTGGTCTGGAAGACGGTCCACGGCGCGAAGGAGATCGCCGCCTCGGCGGAGCTCGGGATCGCCGCGCACGACGCCTCGGCCATTCGCCCCCTCATCCAGGACATGCTCAAGGACGCGGACACGCTGGCCGTGGTCGTGACGGACGAGAGAGGCACGCCTCTCGTGGTGGCGGGCCAGCTCCCGGAGACCACCGCGGTCTTCTTTCACGGGCGTCCGGGCGCGCTGCGGAAGACCGATGCGTACCTCAGCGCCTGGGCTCCGGCCGTGATCGAGGGGAGCGCCGTGGGGCGAGTGGCCGTCATCACCGCCACCCGCTCGCTCAAGGCCGGCGAGCAGCTCGCGCGGCGCATGATCCTGATCGCCGGGGTCGGCTCGATCGCGGCCCTGCTCGTGGGCCTCGGCTTCATCGCCTTCTACATCGGGCCGCTCGTGCGGCTGAACCGGGAGGCCTTCGTGCAGCTCGAGCAGACCACCTCGGACGCGGTCAAGCTCTCCGAGGAGAAGGTCGAGCTCGCGGCCAGTCTCGAGGTGCGCGTGAGGGAACGCACCGCCGAGCTCTCGGCGGCGAACCAGGCTCTGGCCACGAACCTGGAGAAGCTCAAGGAGGCTCAGCGCAAGCTGGTGGATATCTCCCGCCAGGCCGGCATGGCCGAGATCGCGACGGGGCTTTTGCACAACGTCGGCAACGTGCTGAACAGCGTCAACGTGTCGGCCTCGCTGGTCGCGGACCGGCTGAATCGGTCGAAGATCTCGGGGCTCAAGAAGGCCGTCGAGCTCCTGCAAGAGCAAGGGGACAAGGTCTCCGAGTTCCTCGCCACCGACCCGCGGGGACGGAAGCTCCCCGAGTTCCTCGGGCTGCTCTCCGAGCACCTGGCGTCCGAGGTGGCGGACAACCGCACGGAGATGGCCTCGCTCACCAAGCACGTGGACCACATCAAGACCATCGTGAGCATGCAGCAGGCGCACGCCCGCGCCGGGGGGGTCAAGGAGGTGCTCTCGCTGCAGGGGCTGGTCGAGGATGCGCTGAAGCTCCACGAGGGGTCCCTGTCGCGGCACGACGTGGACCTCGTGCGGGACCTCGAGGACCTGCCGCTCCTCTCCATCGATCGCCACAAGACGCTGCAGATCCTCCTCAACCTCCTGTCGAACGCGAAGCACGCGCTCCTGCACGTTCCGCCCGGGAGGCGCTCCCTCACCATCCGCGTGCACGCGAACGGCGACGAACGGGTGCACGTGGCGGTGGCCGACACGGGGACCGGAATCGCCCCGGAGAACCTGACCCGCATCTTCAGCCACGGCTTCACGACCAAGAAGGACGGCCACGGCTTCGGCCTGCATTCGAGCGCGCTCGCGGCGCAGGAGATGGGCGGGAGTCTCACCGTGCACAGCGATGGGCTGGGCAAGGGGGCCACCTTCACCCTCTCGCTGCCCATGGAGCGGATCTCCGAGCACGGGACGACGAGCGACCGGCACCCGGCGATCAAGGCCTGA